In Aspergillus nidulans FGSC A4 chromosome IV, a single window of DNA contains:
- a CDS encoding curved DNA-binding protein (42 kDa protein) (transcript_id=CADANIAT00000139), with translation MAENQTQTPEVDYTLNNPDTLTKYKTAAQISHKVLEAVSAQCVEGAKIIELCQQGDKLLEEELAKVYKGKKIQKGIGHPTTVSPNSHVTPYTPLVSETAEAETTLKAGEIAKIQLGAQIDGFGTIVCDMVVVGASEVTGREADLIHATYYANELLLRLMAPPGLLATGSDEEKKKAAAERPPTQARITQLIEKIAKTYDCTIVENTTSWLFERNEIEAEKKIILSPGSGVKGEGVPDVGEVWGVEVGLSLGSGKVKNLDLRPTLHRRTTTTYQLKRPSSRATLTEIVKKFGQFPFSLRQLDDEKAAKVGVIESVRNGVLRQYEPAGDADNAAVSRYLTTIAITKNGITKLAAPATPDFEKIKSDKKIEDEEILKILELPLSKSTGSKNKNKKKKAKKADGADE, from the exons ATGGCTGAAAACCAGACTCAGACCCCCGAGGTTG ACTACACCTTGAACAACCCCGATACCCTAACCAAGTACAAGACTGCTGCTCAGATCTCGCACAAGGTTCTTGAAGCTGTCTCAG CGCAATGTGTCGAGGGAGCCAAGATCATTGAGCTGTGCCAACAAGGTGACAAGCTCCTGGAAGAGGAACTTGCCAAAGTCTACAAGGGCAAAAAGATCCAGAAGG GTATCGGTCACCCCACGACTGTTTCTCCTAACTCCCATGTGACACCGTACACCCCCTTGGTTTCGGAAACCGCGGAGGCGGAGACAACTCTGAAGGCTGGTGAAATCGCAAAGATCCAGCTTGGTGCCCAGATCGATGGATTCGGAACCATCGTTTGCGACATGGTCGTTGTTGGCGCTTCCGAGGTTACCGGCCGCGAGGCGGATCTGATCCACGCGACCTACTACGCCAATGAACTGCTTCTGAGACTGATGGCTCCCCCCGGTCTCCTTGCTACTGGATctgacgaggagaagaagaaggccgccgccgAGAGACCTCCCACCCAGGCCCGCATCACGCAGCTCATTGAGAAGATCGCTAAGACCTATGACTGCACCATCGTTGAGAACACCACCAGCTGGCTTTTCGAGCGCAACGAGATTGAAGCTGaaaagaagatcatcctttCCCCCGGCTCCGGCGTTAAGGGCGAGGGTGTTCCTGATGTTGGCGAGGTTTGGGGTGTTGAGGTTGGCCTGTCCCTTGGATCCGGGAAGgtgaagaacctggacctCCGTCCTACCCTGCACCGGCGTACTACCACGACATACCAGCTCAAGAGACCCAGCTCTCGAGCGACTCTCACCGAGATCGTCAAGAAGTTCGGCCAGTTCCCCTTCAGTCTGCGCCAGCTTGATGACGAGAAGGCAGCTAAGGTTGGTGTTATTGAATCCGTTCGCAACGGTGTCTTGAGGCAATATGAGCCTGCGGGTGATGCTGACAACGCTGCGGTTTCCCGTTACCTGACCACAATTG CGATCACCAAGAACGGTATCACCAAGCTGGCGGCTCCCGCTACGCCCGActtcgagaagatcaagtcTGACAAGAAgatcgaggatgaagaaatcctCAAGATCCTGGAGCTTCCCCTGTCCAAATCCACAGGgtcgaagaacaagaacaagaagaagaaggctaaGAAGGCTGACGGGGCTGACGAGTAA
- a CDS encoding protein bimD (transcript_id=CADANIAT00000142) has protein sequence MPSRTRQGPSVATEDVEPEEPSGGLRQLKFNEPLSWRVGRSAIPIADLLQRLQTLAQELRKLEQEEIEKESLRKVSQELATAQLLAHKDKGVRAWATCCIVDVLRLCAPDAPFTANQLKDIFTCIVSSIIPALGDPSNPYNAQHIYVLNSLAEVKSIVLMTDLDHPDTLIVPLFISCFDIVAGSAKASTGEPVAKNVEYDMTRLLVTVIDESPVLAPDVVDVIVAQFLRVDPRVLDGPGKKGKKPETQVDEKQETLLLKDYPAAYNMAKAICQACPERMTSHISQYFNNVIIDASATGTQNGPSKQARRTNLDDSDEEGEDIKELSKAHRLIRELWRACPDVLQNVIPQLEAELSAESVSLRLLATQTIGDLTSGTGVAGPPPPLPMDPAVYPQVKLDDYARSIPQPNVLLMPFAPKPFSQAHSSAYDSFLSRRLDKSASVRASWATAIGRIILTSAGGSGLSDNEEQTLITHLSSMLRDADERVRLAAVEAVGTFGLSHIVNKLGVSGGVSTQDSLLFILAERVKDRKSQVREHATKVLARAWAVASGDIERSHEQVTPLLKEAPSRILDAYYTNDPEIHVSIDRAMFEILLPLSYPPIKPKLSRSSSSQSQRLKDSQAAEPESEADVDRIRVRRILTLVGGLDEKAKKVFFAMQKRQVSLRTAVTVYLQACEEYNGGVMEKNKDQIKAQLTKIVDALAKTFPDPARTSADLWKFAKIHDRRGYQLIRFAMAAVSDYRTVIKAIKELARRLQSSNNTILHETLTTLLYRCSSIVFNRSHIPAIMSISRSDENGLAAPAHEMLKEISSLNPEVLEAQVQEICKDLEAQAPKATTVSAAGTEEILKACSGFAKKLPSKLPKERKFFQALVDYALHSPSPRAAKHAVLILMAVTDKKNMYAKDLVEKCVSKCTYDSERFLTKLATLSQLNLLAPREADEESDAIIKISVNQILLTNRSPTPNSGYFWSDQVDDETAAKEWALKIIVNRLRAKDGSDSDDDFRAHAEPVYDTLNKLIVNSGELSKKKDTPATQKSRLRLLAANSLLKLCSSHALCEQLLTPQDFNSIALVAQDPLPEVRSGFINQLKKKLVQDTRLGARWYVIPYLLAFEPQVGLKDSTLTWLRSRAAFFSQQTNGKKGEKQTVMEALFSRLLSLLAYHPDYPPADLDESTKLDELTDFARYILFYLSAVANEHNLSLIFHIAQRVKQARDGITKSDEMSRRLHTLSDLAQATIRRFADVYSQQRRFGGGAGGVNLLQTYPGKVGVPSSIFAPMGSHREAQEVADTTFLPEDAEDRLDRIVRATMRTKNGSSQAGAKKRKTDSTQEPSRDANAAKKARKNSESSSRRKSGSSAVGFKMPKRKSTKKTGDDWSSDGEAAGNVASSSATRRRSNRGSASRRISYADPDSDEDDMEMDELNQARDDEDEGEDQAKDIENGSDLSELSEADSNMLEEPEDDDGPSEKEDQPDDKQNGDDDAQPASPVPVASKAKVPGKAMKKATLPTRRSARR, from the exons AATGCCCAACACATTTACGTCTTGAATTCGCTGGCGGAGGTCAAAAGTATTGTTCTCATGACGGATCTAGATCACCCGGACACATTGATCGTCCCACTGTTTATAAGCTGCTTTGACATTGTCGCAGGCTCAGCTAAAGCCTCGACCGGCGAACCAGTTGCCAAAAACGTCGAATATGATATGACCCGCTTGCTAGTGACAGTTATTGACGAGTCGCCAGTCCTCGCGCCTGATGTTGTGGATGTGATCGTAGCGCAGTTCTTGCGTGTCGATCCTCGCGTGCTGGATGGCCCAgggaaaaaaggaaaaaaacCCGAGACTCAGGTGGACGAGAAACAAGAGACGCTGCTACTAAAGGACTACCCGGCTGCGTACAACATGGCCAAAGCAATCTGCCAGGCTTGCCCGGAGAGGATGACTAGTCATATCAGCCAGTACTTTAACAACGTCATAATTGACGCCTCAGCCACCGGAACCCAAAATGGGCCCTCAAAGCAAGCTCGCAGAACTAACCTCGATGACTCGGacgaggagggagaagacaTCAAGGAATTGAGTAAAGCGCATCGATTGATCCGTGAGCTCTGGAGAGCATGCCCCGACGTTTTGCAGAATGTTATCCCCCAGCTAGAAGCAGAACTGTCCGCCGAATCGGTGTCATTGCGCTTGTTAGCAACCCAGACCATCGGCGACCTGACATCTGGCACTGGGGTTGCTGGACCACCCCCGCCTCTGCCTATGGACCCTGCGGTCTACCCACAGGTGAAGCTGGACGACTACGCGCGATCAATTCCGCAGCCAAATGTTCTCCTTATGCCTTTCGCGCCGAAGCCCTTTTCGCAAGCACACAGCTCTGCGTATGATAGTTTTTTGAGCCGACGCCTGGACAAATCAGCTTCCGTGCGAGCCTCTTGGGCTACCGCTATTGGCCGAATTATCCTAACCTCTGCAGGTGGTTCAGGCTTGAGCGATAATGAGGAGCAAACGCTTATCACACATCTATCGTCGATGCTGCGGGATGCCGATGAGAGGGTCCGCTTAGCAGCCGTGGAAGCAGTCGGTACTTTTGGCTTGTCGCACATTGTGAACAAACTTGGAGTTAGCGGTGGTGTTTCCACTCAGGACTCTTtactcttcatcctcgcagAGCGTGTTAAAGACCGGAAGTCGCAGGTGCGCGAACATGCTACGAAAGTCTTGGCACGGGCTTGGGCTGTCGCGTCTGGGGACATAGAGAGGAGTCATGAGCAGGTCACGCCCCTGCTCAAAGAGGCACCGTCTAGGATTCTCGACGCCTACTACACCAACGACCCTGAGATCCACGTTTCTATTGATCGTGCCATGTTCGAGATCCTTCTTCCGCTAAGTTATCCTCCCATCAAGCCCAAACTCTCAAGGAGTAGTTCGAGTCAGTCCCAGAGACTAAAGGACTCCCAAGCGGCTGAGCCTGAAAGCGAGGCAGATGTGGATAGAATCCGCGTTCGTcgcatcctcaccctcgtaGGCGGGCTGGACGAAAAGGCCAAAAAGGTGTTCTTCGCCATGCAGAAGCGCCAGGTATCCCTAAGAACAGCTGTCACAGTCTATTTACAGGCGTGCGAGGAGTACAAT GGTGGCGTGATGGAAAAGAATAAGGACCAGATCAAGGCTCAACTTACTAAAATTGTTGACGCTTTAGCGAAAACCTTTCCCGATCCAGCAAGGACATCTGCAGACTTATGGAAGTTCGCAAAAATCCATGACCGACGAGGCTATCAACTTATCCGCTTTGCGATGGCTGCTGTGAGTGACTATCGCACGGTTATCAAAGCTATCAAGGAGCTGGCGAGAAGGCTACAATCCAGCAATAACACGATCCTGCATGAGACACTTACTACCCTGTTATATCGCTGCAGCTCGATCGTCTTTAACCGAAGTCATATTCCCGCCATTATGAGCATCTCCCGGTCAGATGAGAATGGATTAGCGGCTCCCGCGCATGAGATGCTGAAAGAAATCTCTTCACTCAACCCCGAGGTTTTGGAGGCTCAGGTGCAAGAGATATGCAAAGATCTTGAGGCCCAAGCCCCAAAGGCCACCACGGTGAGCGCTGCCGGTACTGAGGAGATTCTCAAGGCCTGCTCCGGGTTTGCGAAGAAGCTCCCCTCGAAGTTACCGAAGGAGCGGAAGTTCTTCCAGGCTCTTGTCGACTATGCCCTCCACAGCCCATCACCTCGTGCTGCCAAGCATgccgtcctcatcctcatggCTGTCACCGATAAGAAGAATATGTACGCCAAAGATCTTGTGGAGAAGTGCGTTTCCAAATGCACCTACGACTCCGAACGATTCCTCACCAAGCTGGCAACATTGTCACAACTCAATCTTCTTGCTCCGCGGGAAGCCGACGAAGAGAGCGACGCCATCATCAAGATCTCCGTCAATCAAATATTATTAACAAATCGATCACCCACACCTAATTCAGGCTACTTTTGGTCGGATCAAGTCGACGACGAGACAGCTGCCAAGGAATGGGCGCTCAAGATTATTGTCAACCGGCTCCGGGCCAAAGATGGCTCAGATAGTGACGACGATTTCCGTGCCCACGCAGAGCCTGTTTATGATACTCTGAATAAGCTTATTGTGAACTCAGGCGAGTTGTCAAAAAAGAAGGACACTCCGGCTACCCAGAAGTCAAGATTGCGGCTTCTGGCCGCCAATTCATTGCTAAAGCTATGCAGCTCACATGCTCTGTGTGAGCAGCTGCTCACTCCGCAAGATTTCAATTCCATAGCTCTTGTAGCGCAGGATCCACTTCCAGAAGTAAGAAGCGGGTTTATCAACcaactgaagaagaagcttgtACAGGATACCCGGCTGGGCGCACGGTGGTATGTCATACCGTACTTGCTTGCATTCGAACCTCAAGTTGGTTTGAAGGATAGCACTTTGACATGGCTGCGGTCTCGGGCTGCATTCTTCTCCCAACAGACGAATGGCAAGAAGGGCGAGAAGCAGACGGTTATGGAAGCCTTGTTTTCGcgtcttctttccctccttgCGTATCACCCTGATTACCCTCCAGCAGATTTAGACGAGTCGACAAAGCTGGACGAGCTGACCGATTTTGCTCGCTACATCCTCTTCTATCTCTCCGCAGTGGCGAATGAACACAACCTTTCCCTAATCTTTCACATTGCTCAGCGTGTCAAGCAAGCCCGCGATGGGATCACTAAGTCCGACGAAATGTCCAGACGCCTTCACACGCTTTCTGACCTAGCACAAGCTACTATTCGGCGATTTGCAGACGTCTACTCCCAGCAGCGAAGGTTCGGCGGAGGCGCTGGCGGTGTCAACCTACTTCAGACATACCCCGGCAAAGTGGGGGTTCCCAGCTCCATTTTCGCCCCAATGGGCAGTCACCGAGAGGCACAAGAAGTCGCCGACACGACGTTCCTCCCAGAAGACGCTGAGGACAGGCTTGATCGCATTGTGCGAGCGACAatgaggacgaagaatggGTCGAGCCAGGCTggcgcaaagaagaggaagaccgACAGCACGCAGGAGCCCAGTCGCGACGCTAATGCGGCTaagaaggcgaggaagaacagtGAAAGTTCCTCCAGACGAAAATCGGGCTCTTCTGCCGTGGGTTTTAAGATGCCCAAGCGCAAGAGTACCAAGAAGACCGGAGACGACTGGTCCTCGGATGGCGAAGCGGCAGGTAATGTCGCCAGTAGTTCCGCCACTCGAAGGCGCAGCAATAGAGGCAGCGCTTCACGGCGAATCAGCTACGCAGACCCCGACAgtgatgaagacgacatggagatggatgaatTGAATCAGGCtcgagatgatgaagatgaaggcgaagatcaagcCAAGGACATCGAAAATGGATCTGACCTCAGCGAACTGAGTGAAGCGGATAGCAATATGCTAGAGGAGcccgaggatgacgacggtCCCTCAGAAAAAGAAGACCAGCCCGATGACAAGCAAaacggcgacgacgatgcACAGCCTGCATCCCCGGTTCCAGTAGCCTCGAAGGCGAAAGTACCTGGTAAAGCAATGAAGAAGGCCACCCTTCCAACGCGACGATCAGCTCGTCGTTGA
- a CDS encoding uncharacterized protein (transcript_id=CADANIAT00000141), with the protein MAFPDSSQQGMADAQSDAIQNNSDLLDGAADFDHDVDSSLLADHGIEGSDTIGEGKHNAKAVLAASGVSLPKSVSGQDASNMDTSPGSQNGSANGAAPGKKRSRDGAFIPPSSPGNALPVRVRETPMEKILLDEYVNREFQHSALTAWQNPSQQLLQEKRAERDYYLALRRENHTNPAALYGVGYEGFGNARTDLRNQHPQLLYPAHRRRPGNRKTRELRVSRKDMKTQSEQLEHLVPIRLDIDWEKVKIRDTFTWNLHDRVVSPDLFAEKLVEDLGLPLESCGPLVRMISQSIQEQICDFYPHVHIEEEALDPHLPYSAYKNDELRIVVKLNITIGQHTLVDQFEWDINDPHNSPEEFAARMTTDLSLSGEFTTAIAHSIREQSQLFTKSLYIVSHPFDGRPVEDPDLKASFLPSPLTSSFRPFQAAKEFTPYLYELNEAELERTEVSFQRDQRRQKRSVNRRGGPALPDLKDRQRTIRTLLVSSVIPNTAPSLEESNVFKRSGSSRRGRAAVGLREGGDDSDESDSDESSLVGSPAIGPHLAQGTARTRGMRGAATAAHAALRANLGQSATPEPHNESRVSARRRDYREESPEEPEKLIVTLKISREKFRQFLMNGYKTNSAAVNSTPATQPASQRSTPQVQTPTLNSTPVPSQSHSQARLPSAGRPGPIQHLGAVEAPNPPQPGVPGPPPPSWLVAGLNRLNQANPNDSFEAVMRYTAVDTETMQPVTHSQAQANQKLKFLYLPRIRCHDCPGKLYTPGPATTVDNFEVHLRNRQHKERVEERLAKAAAASNAAT; encoded by the exons ATGGCATTCCCCGATTCATCCCAGCAGGGAATGGCTGACGCGCAGTCGGATGCGATTCAGAACAATTCGGATCTATTGGATGGAGCTGCGGACTTCGATCACGACGTCGATTCTTCACTTCTTGCGGATCATGGGATCGAAGGATCAGATACGATTGGGGAAGGGAAACACAATGCGAAAGCTGTTCTTGCAGCATCCGGCGTGTCACTACCCAAATCAGTATCGGGCCAGGATGCTTCCAATATGGACACTTCACCAGGCTCACAGAATGGCAGTGCCAACGGTGCCGCGCCTGGCAAAAAACGATCGCGAGATGGGGCCTTTATTCCACCCTCTTCCCCTGGCAACGCGTTGCCTGTTCGTGTTCGAGAGACCCCAATGGAGAAGATTCTGCTGGATGAATATGTCAATAGAGAATTCCAGCATTCCGCTCTGACGGCATGGCAAAACCCGAgtcagcagctcctgcaagAAAAGCGCGCCGAACGTGATTACTATCTTGCCTTACGACGGGAAAATCATACGAACCCGGCCGCTCTTTACGGCGTTGGCTACGAAGGTTTTGGGAATGCTCGTACCGACTTGCGCAACCAACATCCACAGCTGCTATATCCCGCCCATCGGCGCCGCCCCGGAAATCGGAAAACACGGGAACTACGGGTCTCGCGAAAGGATATGAAGACACAGAGCGAGCAGCTTGAACATCTGGTACCGATTAGGTTGGATATCGATTGGGAAAAGGTGAAGATTCGTGATACCTTTACATGGAATCTTCATGACCGAGTCGTGTCCCCTGACTTGTTCGCGGAAAAACTCGTGGAGGACCTAGGCTTGCCTTTGGAGTCGTGTGGCCCGCTGGTACGAATGATCTCTCAGAGTATCCAGGAGCAAATTTGTGATTTCTACCCCCATGTTCAcatcgaagaggaagctCTCGATCCTCACCTTCCCTATAGCGCTTATAAAAACGATGAATTGCGCATTGTGGTCAAATTGAACATTACCATCGGCCAACATACCCTGGTTGACCAATTCGAGTGGGATATCAATGACCCGCATAATAGCCCCGAAGAATTTGCTGCGCGAATGACGACTGATCTTTCTCTTTCGGGCGAGTTCACAACGGCAATTGCTCATTCCATTCGCGAGCAGTCACAATTGTTCACAAAGTCGCTTTACATCGTTTCACATCCATTCGACGGACGGCCTGTTGAAGATCCGGACCTGAAAGCATCCTTCTTACCTTCACCACTCACTTCGTCCTTTCGGCCGTTCCAGGCCGCCAAGGAATTCACACCCTATCTCTACGAACTCAATGAAGCGGAGCTTGAGAGGACAGAGGTATCATTTCAAAGAGACCAGAGGCGACAAAAGCGGTCGGTCAATCGTCGTGGTGGCCCTGCCCTGCCCGATCTCAAAGACCGCCAGCGGACAATTCGCACGTTACTTGTATCGTCCGTTATCCCGAACACCGCTCCTTCGCTGGAAGAGAGTAATGTGTTCAAACGATCAGGTTCGAGCCGTCGCGGACGTGCTGCGGTTGGTCTGCGAGAGGGAGGTGATGACTCGGATGAGTCGGATAGTGACGAGTCTTCGTTGGTTGGTTCTCCTGCCATTGGCCCTCATCTGGCTCAAGGCACGGCGCGCACGAGAGGCATGCGAGGAGCTGCTACTGCAGCACATGCGGCTCTACGGGCGAATCTGGGCCAGTCGGCAACCCCTGAACCTCATAATGAAAGTCGAGTCTCGGCACGCAGGCGTGACTATCGCGAGGAAAGCCCAGAAGAGCCGGAAAAGCTGATCGTGACGCTCAAAATATCGCGCGAGAAGTTCCGGCAATTTCTCATGAACGGCTACAAAACCAACTCCGCAGCCGTTAATTCTACGCCTGCGACACAGCCCGCCTCTCAACGAAGCACGCCACAGGTTCAGACCCCAACATTGAATTCTACTCCTGTTCCCTCCCAATCTCACTCGCAAGCTCGGTTACCTAGCGCCGGTCGTCCGGGTCCCATCCAACACCTCGGGGCTGTGGAAGCTCctaatcctcctcagccaggTGTCCCTGGG CCCCCCCCTCCGAGTTGGCTCGTAGCAGGACTCAATCGACTCAACCAGGCAAACCCGAATGACTCTTTCGAAGCAGTGATGCGGTACACGGCTGTAGATACGGAAACCATGCAACCCGTCACCCACTCGCAGGCTCAAGCCAACCAGAAGTTGAAATTCCTCTATCTTCCACGCATCAGGTGCCACGATTGTCCCGGGAAACTGTATACACCTGGCCCTGCTACGACGGTGGATAATTTTGAGGTTCATCTTCGAAATCGACAACACAAAGAACGTGTCGAAGAACGGCTCGcgaaggcagcagcggctagCAACGCGGCCACATAA
- a CDS encoding endonuclease/exonuclease/phosphatase family protein (transcript_id=CADANIAT00000140), with the protein MKVDAKDIPLRILTHNIRYATTSPFRGERFWEERAPRLLNELRYNTRNQDAFICLQEVLDNQLIDILSGLNSNDHVDSGAAAESSDHTWAYIGVGRDDGYKAGEYSPILYRPSVWELRHWETVWLSETPDVPSKSWDAASIRIVTIGLFTHHVSRHTVLAMNTHLDDQGSRSRFEAAHIILHKIDEYRNGRFGNIISGIFLAGDLNSEDTQEAYAVLTALESPMVDSATLVDTADYYGNQTTWTGFGYEGEDPKRIDYILLGPAVRGDGPGRGLPWNIEGTDSAQRAQVPRYCRYKQVTI; encoded by the exons ATGAAGGTTGATGCAAAAGATATTCCCTTGCGTATTCTCACGCACAATATCCGGTATGCAACTACTTCTCCGTTCAGAGGCGAGCGATTCTGGGAAGAACGAGCGCCGCGCCTCCTCAACGAGCTTCGTTACAATACTCGCAATCAAGATGCATTCATATGCCTACAGGAGGTCCTAGATAACCAATTAATAGACATCTTATCTGGGTTGAACTCGAATGACCATGTCGATTcgggagctgcagcagagagCTCCGACCATACCTGGGCCTACATTGGCGTTGGTCGAGATGATGGCTACAAAGCAGGCGAGTACTCGCCCATACTATACCGCCCGTCCGTCTGGGAGCTTCGACACTGGGAGACTGTCTGGCTCTCCGAAACACCGGATGTCCCCTCCAAGAGCTGGGATGCTGCGTCAATTCGCATCGTGACTATTGGACTATTCACCCATCATGTCAGCCGCCATACAGTTCTGGCCATGAACACGCATCTGGATGACCAAGGATCGCGTTCTCGATTTGAAGCGGCCCATATAATATTGCATAAGATTGACGAGTATCGAAACGGACGCTTCGGAAACATCATATCCGGCATCTTCCTCGCAGGTGACCTGAATAGCGAAGATACTCAAGAAGCGTACGCCGTGTTAACGGCACTAGAGTCCCCAATGGTTGATTCGGCGACCTTGGTGGACACGGCCGACTACTACGGTAACCAGACGACTTGGACGGGCTTCGGATACGAGGGAGAGGACCCCAAACGCATTGATTATATCTTGCTGGGGCCGGCTGTCCGAGGTGACGGTCCTGGTCGTGGACTTCCCTGGAATATCGAAGG AACGGACAGTGCCCAGCGCGCCCAGGTGCCGAG GTATTGTCGGTACAAGCAAGTCACCATTTGA